A DNA window from Centroberyx gerrardi isolate f3 chromosome 5, fCenGer3.hap1.cur.20231027, whole genome shotgun sequence contains the following coding sequences:
- the rbl1 gene encoding retinoblastoma-like protein 1 translates to MRGDESPDSDSGRMDESSVRKSLETLCQELNMDEQTGTEAMENFTAIWNTYTLEGEVVHWLACSLYAACRKGSTPTVGKGLMEGNCVSLTRILRTAKLSLIQFFSKMRKWADMSNLCQDFRLRMERLERNFEVSTVIFRKFEPIFMDMFQNPQGAEPPRQPRSRKHRRLPCHISDVFKFCWTLFVYTKGNFRMIGDDLVNSYHLLLCCLDLVFGNALLCANRKDLINPTFRGLPAAYRTDSPVSPDDPPPCVLDRLCELHDGLVVEAKGIKQHYFRPYIQRLFQKQILRGNEELLTELLDPQNFIDNNKAINREYEEYVLTVGDFDERVFLGADADEEIGTPRKIVQEPSAGQTAQNHLQQHVEKSGSLAPSTPLTGRVYLKEKDLLVTPVSSATQSVSRLQSMVAGLKNAPSEHLMQIFKSCSKDPTELILTRVKTLGQTFKEHYTNDSDDTPGSHIDFAENRLKLAEILYYKILENVMVQETKRLHGKDMTVLLEQDIFHCSLMACCLEVVLFSYSSQRTFPWIITIFKLAPFYFFKVIEVFIRSEEGLSRDMVKHLNSIEEQVLESRAWTADSALWNALQAAGNKVPTVEEVNFSTSLDNGSGPGSGPGSGSTTGIPSHLPLVALSPIIHPRIREFRSGLGSARKDVPPSPLSVHDRYSSPAAGSAKRRLFGDDPPAPGGSPAPSPAKRLTFGSGGTLKIAAPGSQTTILTVNTSNGQQLTIPLQGMKNDGGITLIQVQPGPCDSSGAVTAQLLLTASPSRSLPVTSDPHPGTSRPRRTGSLALFFRKVYHLASVRLRDLCVKLDISSELRGKIWTCFEHSLVHCTDLMRDRHLDQLLLCSIYIISKITKETHTFQDIMKCYRSQPQASSHVYRSVLIRHTSREQVADENMEVDPASGGESAEKANQVSGEASSDQSGEEERGDLIQFYNSVFVLKMKSFALRYATHENRMDAPPLSPFPSVRAQPLSPRRISQRHSLYVSPHKSSSACLTPNSYTYKINGSPSKELSDINRMIRQGCVSRKRAFTMEGDVMMSSACDSPSKKACPESSSSPDVLLKRLQDVVSERQSH, encoded by the exons ATGCGGGGAGACGAGTCGCCGGATTCCGATTCGGGCAGGATGGACGAGAGTTCAGTCCGGAAGAGTCTGGAAACACTCTGCCAGGAGTTAAACATGGACGAACAGACTGGAACTGAAGCCATGGAAAACTTCACTGCGATTTGGAATACATACACACTGGAG GGTGAGGTGGTCCACTGGCTGGCCTGCTCGCTGTATGCAGCCTGTAGGAAGGGATCGACTCCCACAGTGGGTAAAGGGCTGATGGAGGGaaactgtgtctctctcaccagGATCCTTCGCACCGCCAAACTCAG TCTGATCCAGTTCTTCTCCAAGATGAGGAAGTgggccgacatgtccaacctctGCCAGGACTTCAGGCTGCGCATGGAGCGGCTGGAGCGCAACTTCGAGGTTTCCACGGTGATATTCCGCAAGTTTGAGCCCATCTTCATGGACATGTTCCAGAACCCGCAGGGAGCGGAGCCGCCGCGGCAGCCCCGCAGCAGGAAGCacag gcgGCTGCCCTGTCACATCAGCGATGTGTTCAAGTTCTGCTGGACTCTGTTTGTCTACACCAAAG GTAACTTCCGTATGATCGGTGATGACCTGGTGAACTCGTACcacctgctgctctgctgtctgGACCTGGTGTTTGGCAACGCCCTGCTCTGCGCCAACAGGAAGGACCTCATCAACCCAACGTTCAGAG gtctgcCTGCAGCCTACCGTACAGACAGCCCCGTCTCCCCGGACGACCCTCCTCCCTGTGTGTTGGACAGACTGTGTGAGCTGCATGACGGGCTGGTGGTGGAGGCCAAGGGCATCAAACAGCACTACTTCAGACCCTACATACAGAGGCTGTTCCAGaagcag attctGAGAGGCAACGAGGAGCTGTTGACAGAACTGTTGGATCCTCAGAACTTCATCGATAACAA TAAAGCCATAAACAGGGAGTATGAGGAGTACGTGTTAACGGTGGGGGATTTTGACGAGCGAGTGTTTCTGGGAGCCGACGCAGACGAGGAGATCGGAACACCGAGGAAGATCGTTCAGGAACCTTCTGCCGGCCAGACGGCACAGAACCACCTGCAGCAACACGTAgagaag tctggtTCTCTagctccctccacccctctgacCGGGCGTGTCTACCTGAAGGAGAAAGACCTGCTCGTCACGCCCGTCTCCTCGGCAACACAGAGCGTCAGCCGGCTGCAGAGCATGGTGGCCGGCCTGAAGAACGCGCCTAGCGAGCACCTGATGCAGATCTTCAA GTCCTGTTCCAAAGACCCCACAGAGTTGATCCTGACCAGAGTCAAGACTCTGGGACAAACCTTCAAAGAACATTACACCAACGACTCTGACGACACGCCTGGCTCTCATAtag ACTTTGCAGAGAACCGCCTGAAGCTGGCTGAGATCCTCTACTATAAGATCCTGGAGAACGTCATGGTTCAGGAGACCAAACGGCTGCACGGCAAGGACATGACT GTGTTGTTAGAGCAGGATATCTTCCACTGCTCCCTGATGGCGTGCTGTCTGGAGGTGGTGTTGTTCTCCTACAGCTCCCAGAGAACCTTTCCCTGGATCATCACCATCTTCAAACTGGCTCCTTTCTACTTCTTCAAg gtgaTCGAGGTGTTTATCCGCTCGGAGGAGGGCCTGTCCAGAGACATGGTGAAGCACCTGAACTCCATAGAGGAGCAGGTTCTGGAGAGCAGAGCCTGGACCGCAGACTCTGCCCTGTGGAACGCCCTGCAGGCTGCCGGGAACAAGGTCCCCACTGTGGAGGAG gtGAATTTCTCCACCAGTCTAGACAATGGTTCTGGTCCCGGTTCTGGTCCTGGTTCTGGTTCTACCACTGGGATTCCGTCCCATCTGCCCCTGGTCGCCCTCTCCCCCATCATCCACCCCCGCATCAGGGAGTTCCGGTCCGGCCTGGGCAGCGCACGCAAAG acgttcctccctctcctctgtcggTCCACGACAGGTACAGCTCCCCCGCGGCCGGCAGCGCCAAGCGCCGGCTGTTCGGCGACGACCCCCCGGCGCCCGGCGGGAGCCCGGCTCCGTCTCCGGCCAAGAGGCTGACGTTCGGCTCGGGAGGCACGCTGAAGATCGCTGCCCCGGGGAGCCAGACCACCATCCTGACGGTCAACACCAGCAATGGACAGCAGCTCACCATCCCGCTGcaag GAATGAAGAACGATGGCGGTATAACACTGATCCAGGTTCAGCCCGGCCCATGTGACTCCTCTGGTGCAGTCACAGCCCAGCTGCTGCTGACCGCCTCCCCCAGCCGCTCCCTccccgtgacctctgacccccatcCAGGAACCAGCCGGCCGCGACGCACCGGATCACTGGCTCTGTTCTTCAGGAAG gtctACCACCTGGCCAGCGTGCGGCTGAGGGACTTGTGTGTGAAGCTGGACATCTCGTCGGAGCTCCGAGGGAAAATCTGGACCTGTTTTGAACATTCTCTGGTCCACTGCACCGACCTGATGCGGGACAGGCACCTGGACCAGCTCCTGCTGTGTAGCATTTACATTATATCCAAG atcACCAAAGAGACTCACACCTTCCAGGACATCATGAAGTGTTACCGCAGCCAGCCACAGGCCAGCAGCcat gtgtaccGTAGCGTCTTAATACGTCACACTTCCAGAGAACAGGTGGCTGATGAGAACATGGAGGTGGATCCTGCATCAGGTGGCGAAT CCGCAGAAAAAGCCAATCAGGTCTCAGGGGAGGCGAGTTCTGACCaatcaggagaggaggagcgcgGTGACCTCATCCAGTTCTACAACTCGGTCTTTGTCCTCAAGATGAAGAGCTTCGCACTGCGCTACGCCACCCACGAGAACAgg atggacgctcctcctctctctccgttcCCGTCGGTTCGggctcagcctctctctcctcgccgTATCTCCCAGAGACACTCTCTGTACGTCTCCCCCCACAAGTCCTCCTCAGCCTGCCTCACACCCAACTCCTACACCTACAAGATCAACGGCAGTCCGTCTaag gaGTTGTCAGACATCAACCGGATGATCCGGCAGGGCTGCGTGAGCAGGAAGAGGGCCTTCACCATGGAGGGCGacgtgatgatgtcatcagcgtGCGACTCCCCCAGCAAGAAGGCGTGTCCcgagagcagcagcagtccGGACGTGCTGCTGAAGCGCCTGCAGGACGTCGTGTCGGAGAGACAGAGCCACTGa